The genome window AGCCTCTCTACCTTGTACTCCTTCATGTATCCATACCCGCCGTGGATTTGCAGGGCCCGGTATGCCGCCCTGTTGGCCATCTCCGAGGAGAACAGTTTTGCTATCGACGCTTCCCGTGTAAAAGGAATTCCCCGATCCTTCCTTTCCGCCGCTGCCAGCGTCAGCCAGTGGGCCGCCTCGATTTCCGCGGCAGTATCGGCAATCATCCACTGAATTGCCTGAAAAGAACCGATACTTTTGCCAAATTGCTTCCTGGTCTTTGCGTATTCGATAGCCTCATGGAGACAGGCCCGGGCAATCCCCAGGGATTGCGAGGCGATGCCAATGCGCCCGCTGTCCAGGGCCACCATCGCAATCTTGAATCCCAATCCCTCCTTGCCGATGAGATTATCCTTTGGCACAATACAGTCGTCAAAAAGGAGCTCGACGGTATTGGAGGCGCACAGCCCCATCTTGTCTTCCTTGCGGCCGATTTTGAAACCGGGCATATCCGGGGTCACGATGAAAGCCGAAAGCCCGCGGTTCGATTTATCAGCGCCGGTCCGGGCGATAAGGTTAATAACCCCGGCATAACCGGCATTTGTTATAAATACCTTGGAACCGTTTACTATGTAGTGATCCCCCCTGTCCTCGGCGCGGGTTGTCATTGAACCGGGGTCCGAACCGGCATCCGGCTCGGTAACGGCGAATGCCCCAATCGTTTTTCCACTTGCCAGCGGCATCAGGTAACGCCGCTTTTGCTCTTCGCTGCCATATTTAAAAACGGGATCGGAAGAGAGGTTTGTCACCGACATGGTGACTCCCGTTGAGGCACAGGCATAGGAAATCTCCTGAAGGGCAAGACAATAACTGACCGCTCCGGCGCCGGCGCCATCGTACTCGGCGGGGATCATCATTCCCAAAAGTCCCAACTCCCCCATTTTTTTGATTGCCGCTTCCGGAAAAATCTTTTCCTGCGACCACTTTCCGGCAAACGGCTCAAGTTCTTTTTTGGCGAAATCCCGCGCCATCAGCCGAATCATTTCCTGTTCCTGGGTCAGTTCAAAAGCCATCTTTTTTCTCCTCCAATTCAGGGAACGTAAATGATAACAAGAAGCTCGGCTGGCTCTGAATTCGGGTTACTCAGTTTGTGGCGCAACCCGGAATTGAAGTGGATGCTTTCCCCCTTGGAAAGCTTTGTTATATTTTCTCCGACCTGAACGGTCACGGCGCCACTCAGCACATATTCGAACTCCTCGCCTTCATGGTGGTACTCGACCCCCTTATGCTCGGTGTTGGCATCGACGTTCACCAGATAGCCGCGCAGGTGTTTGTCCGTCCCCGGCTTGCTCAGCACCGTATAGGCATAGGAATCAACCCGCATCTTGTGACCCTTGGTGCGCCTTTTGGAGGTGGTTCCCTGTCCATTGGACTCCGGCTCATCCATGTTCATTTTCAACGCACGGCTCAACTGGAGGACAAGCGAAACGGGCGGCACACTTCTTCCCTCTTCAACCGCGCTCAGATTCTCATGCACATATCCCGTCTCCAGGGCAAGATCCTCGATGCTGATCCCCATTTTTTCGCGGGCGTCTTTCATGCGGCGCCCAAAGGATGACTTCTCCTGTTTTTT of Syntrophobacterales bacterium contains these proteins:
- a CDS encoding acyl-CoA dehydrogenase family protein, producing MAFELTQEQEMIRLMARDFAKKELEPFAGKWSQEKIFPEAAIKKMGELGLLGMMIPAEYDGAGAGAVSYCLALQEISYACASTGVTMSVTNLSSDPVFKYGSEEQKRRYLMPLASGKTIGAFAVTEPDAGSDPGSMTTRAEDRGDHYIVNGSKVFITNAGYAGVINLIARTGADKSNRGLSAFIVTPDMPGFKIGRKEDKMGLCASNTVELLFDDCIVPKDNLIGKEGLGFKIAMVALDSGRIGIASQSLGIARACLHEAIEYAKTRKQFGKSIGSFQAIQWMIADTAAEIEAAHWLTLAAAERKDRGIPFTREASIAKLFSSEMANRAAYRALQIHGGYGYMKEYKVERLYRDARVTAIYEGTSEVQRLVIAREVMAD
- a CDS encoding XRE family transcriptional regulator — its product is MATKKVVKKQEKSSFGRRMKDAREKMGISIEDLALETGYVHENLSAVEEGRSVPPVSLVLQLSRALKMNMDEPESNGQGTTSKRRTKGHKMRVDSYAYTVLSKPGTDKHLRGYLVNVDANTEHKGVEYHHEGEEFEYVLSGAVTVQVGENITKLSKGESIHFNSGLRHKLSNPNSEPAELLVIIYVP